ACACCGGGCTCAGCCCATTGATCAAACTCGCCAACTCACTGACCCAGTGGACCGAACCAATCACGCTCATGTGGCGATTCTCCAAAAACAACGCCGTCACCGAAGGCTTCCACAGAAAAATGAAACTCATACAAAGACGCGCATACGGCTTCAAAAACTTTGATAACTACCGACTCAGAGTCATCGCCCAGTGCGGTTAAAGATGAACCAAGAAAATAGAAAGGAAATGCTCCGGTCCCCAAACTTTGGTGTAGACCCTATAAATAAAGTAAGCCCTTCAAATTGAAGGGCTTACATGAAAATTGGGGTGGAAGACGGGACTCGAACCCGCGACCCTCGGTACCACAAACCGATGCTCTAACCAACTGAGCTACATCCACCATCTGGAGAAAGGTGCGAAGCGCATCCTCCCGAAAGATTGGGAATGCTCTGATTTCGGAGACCGTTGTCAATAATCCGTTACAGATTTTTTCTACCAATCGAGTCGCTGTATTTCTACAGCGACATCGAGGTTGG
The window above is part of the Coraliomargarita sinensis genome. Proteins encoded here:
- a CDS encoding transposase, whose translation is TGLSPLIKLANSLTQWTEPITLMWRFSKNNAVTEGFHRKMKLIQRRAYGFKNFDNYRLRVIAQCG